Sequence from the Pyrobaculum neutrophilum V24Sta genome:
GCCGCCGTGGGCTCCCGCCCCAGCCCCCTACGTATAAGCTCCAGCTCCTGCCGCGTTAAGGCCATGGGCTTAGAAAGCCGCGGCTATAAAAGTTTAATCGCTTGGTTAAACTGAAAAGGAGGCCCGCCGTTGAGAACGCGGACACCTTTATACATATGCTTAAAATAATACCCCAGGTGGTATATATGCGGCTGCCTGCCCCCCAACGTGAAGGTGGCGGTCATCATGGGCTCCATAAACGACCTAGAGGTTATGAAGGAGGCTCTGGAGGTGCTGGAGGCCCTGGGCATCCCCTACGAGGCTAGGGTAGTCAGCGCCCACAGGACGCCCGACTTCATGGCCGAATTCGCCAGAGGCGCGGAGGAGAAGTTCGACGTGGTTATCGCCGGGGCCGGCGGGGCGGCCCACCTCCCCGGCATGACGGCGGCCCACACGCCTCTTCCCGTAATCGGCGTGCCCATACCCACGAGGCACCTCGGCGGCCTCGACTCCCTACTATC
This genomic interval carries:
- the purE gene encoding 5-(carboxyamino)imidazole ribonucleotide mutase — translated: MKVAVIMGSINDLEVMKEALEVLEALGIPYEARVVSAHRTPDFMAEFARGAEEKFDVVIAGAGGAAHLPGMTAAHTPLPVIGVPIPTRHLGGLDSLLSIVQMPRGTPVATVAIGGAANAAFLAARILGVKYPEVREKVKKHMAQMRDEVLSKSFIREFKQ